ATCCGCTGCTCGCCGTCGCGCAGCACCGCCTCCGAGCGCTCGGTCAGCCCGAAGTACATACGGCGGCCCTCGCGCTGGCGGCGCAGCAGGTCACGGCCCACCATGCGGGTCAGCGTGGAGCGGGTGGCCTGCTCGCCGATCCCGGCGCGGGCGAACACGTCGATGACGCTGCCCGAGTACACGCACACGTCACGGCCGAGCACCTGATCGCCCAGGAACGTCAGCATGAGGGACTGGGGCCGCAGCGACTCTTCACCGGTCACGCGGCCCACCGTACCTCCGCTCGATCAGTCCGTGACCTGCTGGTCCCCGGGGTCAGGAACCCTCGACGTCGACGAACACCGGGTTCGAGTAGAACCACGTGTCCGCCCACGGGTCACCGTTCCCGGGCGGGTGCGGGACCGGCCCGTGCGGGTCGACCGAGGCGCCGAGCCGGCCCGGGCCGTGCCGGTTCCCGTCGCTGCCGCGCAGCCGGACGTAGAAGGACTCCTCGCCGGCGGTCAGCGGGATGCGCAGGGTGTAGGTGCCCTTGCGGCCGCTGACGTCCTCCGTGCGGACGACCCTGGTGTCCGGAGCCCTCCAGGAGTCGCGGTCGGTGACCGGGCCGCGCACCGCGCCGCGTATGACGTCCACGTGCGCCAACTCGGGGAGTACACCCTGCGGGTTGGGCCGGGAGGCGCTCGTCACCGTGACGTTCAGGGTGAGCTTCTCTCCCTTGCGGACCCGCAGCCTGCCACCGAGCGTCACGCCCCGGCCGCGGTCGCAGTCCCGCGTCAGCCGGACATCGAGTCCGTCGAGCAGATGCCCGTGGTCCAGCCAGACCCGGCCCGCGCGCATCCCCGCCATGACCGCGCGGTAGCCGTAGCGGGTCACGCCCACGTGGGTGCGGCTGAACTGGCCGGGCCAGAAGTCGCTGCCCGGCTGCGGGGTGTCCGTGTTCACCGGGTCGGGCAGTTTCCCGGTGTCGTCGAAGGTCCGGCCGGGCTGCCAGTCGCCGTTCCTCCAGGTGTCGAAGACGATCCGGTGGGCGTCGGAGTTGGTGGTGATCGAGAACAGCCGGCCCTCGGCGAGCATCGAGTCCCACAGACCGCCGACGGTCGCGGTCGCCCAGTCGAAACCGCCGTACGTCAGGTAGGCGTCCGCCGGGTAGCCGGGCCAGGACTGCGCGGACGGTTTGTTCTCGTACTCGCCGCGGATGGAGGTCGCCCCGCGCCAGCCGGGGATGGCCGCGCCCTGGGCGCCGGGCGCGCCCTCCATCCCGATCATGATCTCGGGCGCCGCGTCCCGCCAGTTGCGCATCTCGTGCGGGGAGTCGATGCCGAGCCGCATGGGGTGGTTGGCGAGCACCAGCACATCGTCGACGTACCCCGAACGGCGCTGCCGGTCCAGCCACTTGAGAGCCTTGAGGGCATGCGCCTCGTTGCGGGCGGTGTCCGCGTCGGCGGGGCCGCCCTTGTCGTAGGCGAGGAGCTTGCCGTCGTAGGCGCTCTCGAAGCGGGTCAGTACGTCGACCTCGTGCGGGCCGGGCGCGGTGAACACCGTGCAGTGTTCGGCCGCCGGGATGTACCACTCCAGACCCTGGAAGATCAGCTGACGCGGGTTCTCCGCCCGCGCCCTCAGGATCTCCTCGTGCTCCATGGATGCCCCGAAGTCGGCGTGCCCGAAGTTGGAGTGCTCGGTGAACACCATCCAGTCCAGGCCGTACTTCGCGCCCGCCGCGGCCAGTTGGGAGAAGGTGTACTTGGCGTCGTGGCTGTAGACGGAGTGGATGTGGTGGTCGCCGACGAGGTGGGCGAGGCGCGGGTCCTCGCCGCCCAGGCGCCTGCCGCCGGCGGCCAGGGCCGGGGTCGCCGCCGATCCGAGGGCGAACGCGGCTCCGAACAGGCCCGCGCGGCGCAGGAGCCCGCGGCGGGACACGCCCTGCGGGTCGAGGGCGGCGGGTGAGACGGACGGGTCGGCCCAGTCGGGCAGCTGCTGCTCGGTCATGAAGGGTCCTCGCGCGTTCTGTGAGGTCAGTGGTTCATGAAGGAGGTGACGGGCAGCGCCCGGGCGACGATCCGGACGTCGCCGAGCCGGCCGTGGAAGATCTGGTCGATCTTCCCGCCGTACTCGTAGCCGCCGAGCAGCCACGGCAGTCCGACGGAGGCGACGCCGGCCGAGGGCGCCTTGGGATTGCGGAGGACCGGGCAGCCCTCGACGTACAGCGTGGTGTGCCGGCCGTCGTTGACGACCGCGAGGTGCCACCAGGTCTCCAGCGGCGTCTCCTGGCCCCAGTTGGTGGCGATGCCCTGCTGGTTGAGCGGGCGCATCGCCCACTGCGGTTCCCGGTCGTTGGAGAGCGACAGCGTGGCGAGCGGCTCGTCCGGGTCGTCGGCGCTCTTCCCGGCGGCGCCGCCCGTGCCCGTGCGGGAGACCAGACCCGACCAGGCGTTGTGGTCCGGGTCCCAGTCGGCGGGCAGGCGGTAGAACGCCTCGATGGTGTAACCGTCCTCGAAGGTGGCCACGGTCAGCGGGGCGCCGTCGACCGTGCGCAGATAGGCGCCCTTCAGCGGGGACTTGAAACCCTGGAACTCCAGGCTGCCGTGGCCCGGCTGGTCGGGGTGGTGGTCGGCCGACCAGCCCAGCGTGCCACCGCCGACGGCGACGAGGGAGAGGTCGTTGCCGCGCCCGGACAGGTCACGGACCGCGCCGACCGTGCCGTCGACGGGCTTCTCGAAGCGCCAGTACGCCATCGTGCCCGGGACGAGCAGCTTCGAGGCGGGCCGCGCCGGACGGGCGGGCACGGGCGCGAAGCCGGAGAAACGCTTGTCGAAGTCGATCTCGACGGAGAACCGGTCGGCGTCGCCGCTCAGTTCCATCTCCTGCCGCTCCAGCCCGTTGATCCCCTTCTCGGCCCGGCCCAGGATCCAGGGGGAGACCGTCTCCACGTCGATGACGTTCCGGTCCAGGTCGAAGCGGTACAGGCGGATCATCGCCGCGCCGCCGAAGTAGCGGTTCTGGTAGTTCGTCAGATGCAGGTGGACGTCGCGCCCGGCCGCGTTCTTCCGCGTCGCGCGGGCCGCCGGCCAGTAGTGGCCGTTGAGGGTGAGGAAGATCTGGTCGTGGTCCTCGATCAGCTGGTCCCACAGCTGCTGCCCGTAGTCCGACAAGGTGTCGTCCTCGACGACCAGTTCGTGCGTCGTGAGGATCACCGGCGTCTTCGGGTGCTTCGCCAGGACGTCCTTCGCCCACGTGTGGCCCTGCGGCGACAGCCGCCAGTCCAGGGCCAGCACCAGCCACTCCCGGCCGCCCGCGGTGAACAGGTGGAAGGTGTTGTAGCCGTCCGGGGAGGCACCGCCGAACGTCCGCTGCCCCTTGAACCGCTGCGGCCCGAAGGCGTCCAGGTAGGGAGTGCCGCCGCGCTGGTCGGTCGTCGAGGACTGCACGTCGTGGTTGCCGGCCAGGACGCTGTAGCCGACACCCCTGCGGTCCAGCAGCCCGAACGCCTCGCCGATCGCCGCGAACTCCTCCTTCGCGCCGTTCTGCGTGAGGTCCCCGAGGTGGGACAGGAAGACGAGGTTCTCCTCCCCGCCGTGCTCCAGCAGATAGCGCAGCGACGCCTCGACCGGCGCCTTGTCGATGCTGGGCCCGTCGAAGAGGTACTGCGTGTCGGGCATCACGGCGAGCGTGAAGCGGCGGCTGCCCGGGTCGGGGCGCCAACGCGCGGACGCCGCCGCGGCGGAGGCGGCCGGCAACGCGGTCACCGCGGCGGCGGTGGCACCGAGCAGCGCGGTGGCGCGAAGGAAACTGCGTCTTCCGGCACCGGCCTGGGGCGCTTCGCCCAGGGCGTGGTCATGAGATGTGCACACGTGCGCTCCGTAAAGGGTGACAGGGGAGGAAGGATCAGAGAACGCGCAGCGTCCAGCTCCAGCGATGGACACCGGCGGCGACGAGGTAGGAAGCGAAGGTGTCGGGCCCGCACGAGGCCGTGCCCAGCCCGCGGTGCGCCGCGTCGATGTGCACCACGCACCCGGCCCGCGGCACCAGTTCGTCGTGATGCGCGACGGCGGCGAGGTCGGCCGCGCGATGGCGGGTCACGGAGACCTGCCGGGGCCGGTCCAGCCGCACCGCGAGCCCGGTGGCATCGGGCGCGGACAGC
This is a stretch of genomic DNA from Streptomyces hawaiiensis. It encodes these proteins:
- a CDS encoding LamG-like jellyroll fold domain-containing protein codes for the protein MCTSHDHALGEAPQAGAGRRSFLRATALLGATAAAVTALPAASAAAASARWRPDPGSRRFTLAVMPDTQYLFDGPSIDKAPVEASLRYLLEHGGEENLVFLSHLGDLTQNGAKEEFAAIGEAFGLLDRRGVGYSVLAGNHDVQSSTTDQRGGTPYLDAFGPQRFKGQRTFGGASPDGYNTFHLFTAGGREWLVLALDWRLSPQGHTWAKDVLAKHPKTPVILTTHELVVEDDTLSDYGQQLWDQLIEDHDQIFLTLNGHYWPAARATRKNAAGRDVHLHLTNYQNRYFGGAAMIRLYRFDLDRNVIDVETVSPWILGRAEKGINGLERQEMELSGDADRFSVEIDFDKRFSGFAPVPARPARPASKLLVPGTMAYWRFEKPVDGTVGAVRDLSGRGNDLSLVAVGGGTLGWSADHHPDQPGHGSLEFQGFKSPLKGAYLRTVDGAPLTVATFEDGYTIEAFYRLPADWDPDHNAWSGLVSRTGTGGAAGKSADDPDEPLATLSLSNDREPQWAMRPLNQQGIATNWGQETPLETWWHLAVVNDGRHTTLYVEGCPVLRNPKAPSAGVASVGLPWLLGGYEYGGKIDQIFHGRLGDVRIVARALPVTSFMNH
- a CDS encoding PHP domain-containing protein; this translates as MTEQQLPDWADPSVSPAALDPQGVSRRGLLRRAGLFGAAFALGSAATPALAAGGRRLGGEDPRLAHLVGDHHIHSVYSHDAKYTFSQLAAAGAKYGLDWMVFTEHSNFGHADFGASMEHEEILRARAENPRQLIFQGLEWYIPAAEHCTVFTAPGPHEVDVLTRFESAYDGKLLAYDKGGPADADTARNEAHALKALKWLDRQRRSGYVDDVLVLANHPMRLGIDSPHEMRNWRDAAPEIMIGMEGAPGAQGAAIPGWRGATSIRGEYENKPSAQSWPGYPADAYLTYGGFDWATATVGGLWDSMLAEGRLFSITTNSDAHRIVFDTWRNGDWQPGRTFDDTGKLPDPVNTDTPQPGSDFWPGQFSRTHVGVTRYGYRAVMAGMRAGRVWLDHGHLLDGLDVRLTRDCDRGRGVTLGGRLRVRKGEKLTLNVTVTSASRPNPQGVLPELAHVDVIRGAVRGPVTDRDSWRAPDTRVVRTEDVSGRKGTYTLRIPLTAGEESFYVRLRGSDGNRHGPGRLGASVDPHGPVPHPPGNGDPWADTWFYSNPVFVDVEGS